In the genome of Neofelis nebulosa isolate mNeoNeb1 chromosome 8, mNeoNeb1.pri, whole genome shotgun sequence, one region contains:
- the CCDC65 gene encoding dynein regulatory complex subunit 2, with the protein MSKKGKKAKMPLSDEEQLLLFQQKLLAEEEMAKKKERLLSQFLKDKLAKEEHNSALNLYKINTQWRTVLREVKTRELHKDIEILSQTFERVVDCKDSVIKSLATDLSEAEEQYAHALRSHLHSIDQLLALQRSRLNLLEESYNMELEALTKEFETERKTIIDQHEKEIDYLQDVFMAMEQNYIDSEYESKLEFQSMWDDLKNKNLEEKHFLRLHLENTVEDLWRRFQDALKNYTDATEDQKIAFETLKVKDERSSKEIEAQMKKIQKLQDSIIILRGKIMVHSHENEDRNQYIRKDKELVLAQLRKLKAQRSHAREISQENLVKLTLESNATLKALRKIVDKGEKILKLAEICRKFETEEEKVLPFYSSVLTPKEQAEIEEIYREELTEELSKVIVNYTGMENFWKRYNKVKLEQLSLQQRRTQLLEINGKLREMLKQYLDGISVSDEVLSQLNPLFIVNHRSNLPQPLSTPTTQPGDKQPPTTYNIIEAAHVISHIL; encoded by the exons ATGtctaagaaagggaaaaaggccAAGATGCCCCTGTCGGATGAGGAACAGTTGCTTCTGTTTCAGCAGAAGTTGCTGGCAGAGGAGGAGATGGCCAAGAAGAAAGAGAGGCTCCTGAGCCAGTTCTTGAAG GACAAGCTGGCCAAGGAGGAGCACAACAGTGCTCTGAACCTTTACAAGATTAACACACAGTGGAGAACTGTCCTTAGGGAAGTCAAGACCAGAGAGCTGCATAAGGACATTGAGATCCTCAGCCAAACGTTTGAACGAGTGGTGGACTGCAAGGACAGTGTCATCAAG TCTTTAGCCACGGACCTGTCAGAAGCCGAGGAGCAGTACGCCCATGCCCTGCGCAGCCACCTGCACAGCATCGATCAGCTTTTAGCCCTGCAGAGAAGCCGGCTCAACCTCCTAGAGGAAAGTTACAACATGGAGCTGGAGGCCCTAACCAAAGAGTTTGAGACAGAAAG GAAGACAATTATTGACCAGCATGAAAAAGAGATTGACTACCTACAAGATGTCTTCATGGCCATGGAGCAGAACTATATAGATTCTGAGTATGAAAGTAAGCTGGAGTTCCAGAGCATGTGGGATGATCTCAAAAACAAG AATTTAGAAGAGAAGCATTTTCTAAGACTGCACCTGGAGAATACAGTAGAAGATCTGTGGAGAAGGTTCCAGGATGCACTCAAGAATTATACTGATGCCACAGAGGATCAAAAGATTGCCTTTGAGACTCTGAAGGTGAAAGATGAAAGAAGCTCCAAAGAGATTGAagcacagatgaaaaaaatacagaaattacaG GActccataattattttaagaggCAAGATCATGGTGCACAGCCATGAGAATGAAGACCGGAACCAGTACATTCGTAAGGACAAGGAGCTGGTCCTTGCACAACTGCGAAAACTTAAGGCCCAAAGGAGTCACGCCCGGGAAATATCACAGGAAAACTTGGTCAAACTTACTTTGGAAAGTAATGCCACCCTCAAGGCCCTGAGAAAGATTGTTGATAAG GGTGAAAAGATCCTGAAACTTGCTGAAATATGTAGGAAATttgaaacagaggaagaaaaagtgcTACCTTTCTATTCGTCAGTATTGACTCCCAAGGAGCAGGCGGAGATAGAAGAAATTTACCGAGAGGAGCTTACTGAGGAGCTCTCAAAG GTGATCGTGAACTATACAGGGATGGAGAATTTCTGGAAAAGGTACAACAAAGTGAAACTGGAACAACTGAGCCTCCAGCAGAGACGCACCCAGTTGTTAGAAATCAACGGCAAGTTGCGAGAGATGCTGAAGCAGTACTTGGATGGCATCTCGGTGAGTGATGAAGTGCTGAGCCAGCTCAACCCACTCTTTATCGTCAACCATCGAAGCAACTTACCCCAGCCGTTGTCCACACCGACCACCCAGCCAGGTGACAAGCAACCTCCAACCACTTACAACATCATTGAGGCAGCCCACGTGATCTCCCATATCCTGTGA